From Chryseobacterium sp. IHB B 17019, one genomic window encodes:
- a CDS encoding ATP-dependent Clp protease ATP-binding subunit, with the protein MDYKFSQGLSQVFKQSKSEAKRLKSEFLNTEHLLLGIIKTENSAKEILQNLNADLTQIRRKIETLNTASLNPISEEVTNISFTKMADHAVKRAELECRQYKSNEINTVHLLLGILYKYEDPTSNILGAYDIDYEGVSREYQTMLKNSGQAPQMSAYDDDDEREEFEQMRKPTGNLGSAKSKTPTLDNFGRDLTSLARDGKLDPVIGREKEIERVSQILSRRKKNNPLLIGEPGVGKSAIAEGLALRIQQKKVSRVLYGKRVITLDLASLVAGTKYRGQFEERMKAIMTELEKNRDVILFIDELHTIVGAGSSTGSLDASNMFKPALARGEIQCIGATTLDEYRQYIEKDGALERRFQKVMVEPTSIDETIQILNQIKDKYEEHHNVVYTDEAILACVNLTSRYITDRFLPDKAIDAMDEAGSRVYIKNMKVPTEIIDFEKKIEDIKELKQKAVKAQDYLEARKLKDEEERLQMELNAAQDKWDKDVKEKKETVTEENVAEVVSMMSGVPVTKVGKNELDKLAQMDGKLNGKVIGQEDAVKKVVKAIQRNRAGLKDPNRPIGTFIFLGTTGVGKTELAKVMARELFDSDEALIRIDMSEYMEKFAVSRLVGAPPGYVGYEEGGQLTEAVRRKPYAVVLLDEIEKAHPDVFNILLQILDEGHVTDSLGRKIDFRNTIIILTSNIGTRDLKDFGDGVGFGTSAKKSSSDTRARSTIENALKKAFAPEFLNRIDDIVIFNSLVQDDIKKIIDLELNKLYSRLEKLGYKVELTEEAKDFISEKGWDKDFGARPLKRAIQKYIEDLLAEMLVNKQLNEGETIVLDVNEAKDGLAGKTSKTKKSAEKSSQS; encoded by the coding sequence ATGGATTATAAGTTTTCACAAGGTTTGAGCCAAGTGTTCAAACAAAGCAAAAGCGAAGCTAAAAGGCTGAAAAGTGAATTTCTTAATACAGAACATCTACTTTTAGGTATTATAAAAACGGAAAACTCTGCAAAAGAAATCCTTCAAAACCTTAATGCGGATTTAACACAAATCAGAAGAAAAATTGAAACTCTAAATACAGCAAGTCTAAATCCTATTTCTGAGGAGGTTACTAATATTTCTTTCACTAAGATGGCGGATCACGCCGTTAAACGTGCGGAGCTGGAATGCAGACAATACAAAAGCAATGAGATTAATACCGTTCATTTGCTTCTGGGCATTCTATATAAATATGAGGACCCTACTTCAAATATTTTAGGAGCTTACGACATTGATTATGAAGGAGTTTCAAGAGAGTATCAAACAATGCTTAAAAATTCCGGACAGGCGCCACAAATGAGTGCTTATGACGATGACGATGAAAGAGAGGAATTTGAGCAAATGAGGAAGCCAACAGGAAACTTAGGCTCTGCAAAAAGTAAAACTCCAACTTTGGACAACTTTGGTAGAGACTTAACTTCTTTGGCAAGGGATGGAAAACTGGACCCTGTAATCGGCCGTGAAAAAGAAATTGAGAGAGTTTCTCAGATCTTATCACGTAGAAAGAAAAACAATCCGCTTCTTATTGGGGAGCCTGGAGTTGGTAAATCTGCGATTGCGGAAGGGTTGGCTTTAAGAATTCAACAGAAAAAGGTTTCAAGAGTTCTTTACGGAAAACGTGTGATCACTTTGGATTTGGCGAGTTTAGTTGCCGGAACAAAATACCGTGGTCAGTTTGAAGAAAGAATGAAGGCCATCATGACCGAGTTGGAGAAAAACAGAGATGTCATCCTATTCATTGATGAGCTTCACACTATTGTTGGTGCAGGAAGTTCTACAGGAAGCTTAGATGCGTCAAATATGTTCAAACCAGCTTTGGCAAGAGGTGAAATCCAATGTATTGGTGCCACAACTCTGGATGAATACCGTCAATATATCGAAAAAGACGGTGCTTTAGAAAGAAGATTCCAGAAAGTGATGGTGGAACCGACTTCAATTGATGAAACCATTCAGATTTTAAATCAAATCAAAGATAAATACGAAGAACACCACAATGTAGTGTATACTGATGAAGCGATTTTAGCTTGTGTCAATTTGACATCTCGTTACATTACAGACCGTTTCTTACCGGACAAAGCGATTGATGCGATGGACGAAGCCGGATCCCGTGTTTATATTAAAAACATGAAAGTTCCTACAGAAATCATTGATTTTGAAAAGAAAATTGAAGATATCAAGGAATTAAAACAAAAAGCAGTAAAAGCTCAGGATTATCTTGAAGCAAGAAAACTGAAGGATGAAGAGGAAAGACTTCAAATGGAACTGAATGCTGCTCAGGACAAGTGGGACAAAGATGTAAAAGAGAAAAAAGAAACCGTAACGGAGGAAAATGTAGCGGAAGTGGTTTCTATGATGAGTGGAGTTCCGGTAACGAAAGTTGGTAAGAATGAGCTTGATAAATTAGCCCAAATGGACGGAAAACTGAACGGAAAAGTTATCGGTCAGGAAGATGCTGTGAAAAAGGTTGTTAAGGCAATCCAAAGAAACAGGGCCGGTCTTAAAGATCCGAACCGTCCGATCGGTACTTTCATTTTCTTAGGAACAACCGGTGTTGGTAAAACTGAGCTTGCGAAAGTAATGGCAAGAGAATTATTCGATTCTGACGAAGCTTTGATCAGAATTGATATGAGTGAATATATGGAAAAATTCGCGGTTTCAAGATTGGTTGGTGCGCCTCCGGGATACGTTGGATACGAAGAAGGTGGACAATTAACGGAAGCTGTAAGAAGAAAACCTTATGCTGTGGTTCTCTTGGATGAGATTGAAAAAGCTCACCCTGATGTATTCAACATTCTGTTGCAGATCTTGGACGAAGGACATGTTACAGACAGTTTAGGTAGAAAAATTGACTTTAGAAATACGATCATTATCCTTACTTCAAACATCGGTACAAGAGATCTTAAAGATTTCGGAGATGGTGTAGGATTCGGAACTTCTGCGAAAAAGTCGAGCTCAGATACAAGAGCAAGAAGTACTATTGAAAATGCCCTTAAAAAAGCATTTGCTCCTGAGTTCCTGAACAGAATTGACGACATTGTAATTTTCAACTCTCTTGTACAAGACGATATCAAGAAAATTATTGATCTTGAATTGAATAAGCTGTACAGCAGATTAGAAAAATTAGGTTATAAAGTGGAATTAACTGAAGAAGCGAAAGACTTTATCTCTGAAAAAGGTTGGGATAAAGACTTCGGGGCAAGACCATTGAAGCGTGCTATCCAGAAATATATTGAAGATTTATTGGCTGAAATGCTGGTAAACAAGCAATTAAATGAAGGAGAAACGATTGTTTTAGATGTTAATGAAGCGAAAGACGGCTTGGCCGGAAAAACTTCAAAAACTAAAAAGTCGGCGGAAAAGTCTTCTCAGTCTTAA
- a CDS encoding glycosyltransferase: protein MQRKRIITSAFSNLCTDQRIEKVCSTLHKNGYEVELIGNDWGGSGKMSRPYPFSRIKLISTSLKTAYFEFNWKLYHELKKKADKNTILHANDLDALLPNYLISKKLNIPLIFDSHEIFSEMPAIQGKMSQKLWRYLEKKIVPNIKFMITASSGYANWFKKQYGIQPVVVQNSPRKSDFTLEIPENSPKIILYQGVINPFRGIDKAILAMHHLNNVIFKIAGDGPKKREYEELVIKENLQQKVQFLGKLLPEDLRKITVTADCGMSIEENGGESYYYSLPNKVLDCIQARVPLILSDLPEMQNIKSQFDIGEIIKNHQPATIATAIQSVLNKGRKNYQPELEKAGNLLCWENEEIKLLEVFEKASSL from the coding sequence ATGCAAAGAAAAAGAATTATTACCTCCGCTTTCAGTAATTTATGTACAGATCAGCGTATAGAAAAGGTTTGCAGCACTTTGCATAAGAATGGTTATGAGGTTGAACTGATAGGAAACGACTGGGGTGGAAGTGGAAAAATGTCGCGGCCTTACCCTTTTTCAAGAATAAAATTAATTTCAACAAGCTTAAAAACTGCTTATTTTGAATTCAACTGGAAATTATACCATGAATTAAAGAAAAAAGCAGATAAAAACACAATTCTTCATGCCAATGATTTAGATGCTTTGCTTCCGAATTATTTAATATCAAAAAAATTAAATATTCCGTTAATTTTTGATAGCCATGAAATTTTTTCCGAAATGCCGGCAATTCAAGGCAAAATGTCACAAAAATTATGGCGTTATCTTGAAAAAAAAATAGTTCCAAATATAAAATTCATGATTACGGCAAGTTCAGGGTACGCGAATTGGTTTAAAAAACAATATGGAATTCAGCCTGTTGTTGTTCAAAATTCGCCAAGAAAATCAGATTTTACTCTTGAAATTCCTGAAAATAGCCCTAAAATTATTTTATATCAAGGGGTTATTAATCCATTTCGCGGAATTGATAAAGCAATTCTGGCTATGCATCATTTAAATAATGTGATTTTTAAAATTGCAGGTGATGGCCCAAAGAAAAGAGAATATGAAGAATTGGTGATTAAAGAAAATCTTCAACAAAAAGTTCAGTTTTTAGGAAAATTATTACCTGAGGATTTACGGAAAATTACGGTAACAGCCGATTGCGGAATGAGCATTGAAGAAAATGGCGGCGAAAGTTATTATTATTCTTTGCCTAATAAAGTGCTGGATTGCATTCAGGCGCGTGTTCCATTAATATTGTCAGATCTTCCTGAAATGCAGAATATTAAATCACAATTTGACATTGGTGAAATTATCAAAAATCACCAACCAGCAACCATTGCAACAGCTATTCAATCAGTTTTAAATAAAGGAAGAAAAAATTATCAACCGGAGCTTGAAAAAGCCGGCAATTTACTTTGCTGGGAAAATGAAGAAATCAAATTGCTTGAAGTTTTTGAAAAAGCATCCTCGTTGTGA
- a CDS encoding SufE family protein produces the protein MTIKEKQQEIIDEFAFLDDWEQKYEYIIDLGKELKGLAEDKKTDENLIKGCQSKVWIDAEFKDGKLFFNADSDGILPKGIVSLLVSIYSGHSTQEILDSDFEFISEIGLQEFLSPSRANGLMAMTKQIKFYAVAYQLKS, from the coding sequence ATGACCATTAAAGAAAAACAGCAGGAAATAATCGACGAATTTGCGTTTCTTGACGATTGGGAGCAAAAGTATGAGTATATTATTGACCTTGGAAAAGAGCTTAAAGGGCTTGCTGAGGACAAGAAAACTGATGAAAACCTGATCAAAGGCTGCCAGAGTAAAGTTTGGATTGATGCGGAATTCAAAGATGGAAAACTGTTTTTCAATGCAGATTCTGACGGTATTTTGCCGAAAGGAATCGTTTCTTTGCTGGTGAGCATCTACAGCGGTCATTCTACCCAGGAGATCTTAGATTCTGATTTCGAGTTTATCTCAGAAATCGGGTTGCAGGAATTTCTTTCGCCTTCAAGAGCCAACGGATTGATGGCCATGACAAAACAAATCAAATTTTACGCGGTTGCTTATCAGTTGAAATCGTAG